In Nicotiana tabacum cultivar K326 chromosome 19, ASM71507v2, whole genome shotgun sequence, one DNA window encodes the following:
- the LOC107825242 gene encoding pantoate--beta-alanine ligase-like, whose translation MAGKEPVIITDKEEMRKWTRTMRSQNHTIGFVPTMGYLHGGHLSLVQEAQKHTDLIVVSIYVNPGQFSPNEDLSTYPSDFQGDIQKLKSVANGVDVVFHPKNLYDYGNSEMGLIRSAERINEKENEGLKVVSCVEDKGMGHETWVRVENLEKGLCGKSRPVFFRGVATIVTKLFNIVEPDVAVLGKKDYQQWRIIQRMVRDLDFGIKVIGSDIVREHDGLAMSSRNVKLSPEDRQKALSISRALSKAKVKAEKGQVNCGELINSAIQTIDEAGGRVDYAEIVEQESLEPVETIKRPVVFCVAAWFGKVRLVDNMEINI comes from the exons ATGGCAGGTAAAGAACCAGTTATCATCACAGACAAGGAAGAGATGAGAAAATGGACAAGAACCATGAGATCCCAAAACCATACAATTGGCTTTGTCCCCACTATGGGTTACCTCCACGGGGGTCACCTTTCTCTAGTGCAAGAAGCACAAAAACATACTGACCTTATAGTTGTGTCCATTTATGTAAATCCCGGTCAATTTTCACCCAATGAAGATCTTTCAACATACCCTTCTGATTTTCAAGGCGATATTCAGAAACTCAAGTCTGTTGCTAATGGTGTTGATGTTGTATTCCACCCCAAGAATTTGTATGACTATGGGAATTCTGAAATGGGACTAATTAGGTCAGCTGAGAGGATTAATGAAAAAGAGAATGAGGGTTTAAAGGTGGTATCTTGTGTTGAAGATAAAGGGATGGGGCATGAAACTTGGGTTAgagttgaaaatttggaaaaaggGTTGTGTGGAAAGAGTAGGCCTGTTTTTTTTAGAGGAGTTGCTACTATTGTCACCAAGTTGTTCAATATTGTTGAGCCTGATGTTGCTGTCCTTGGCAAGAAGGATTACCAACAATGGAGGATTATTCAGAGAATG GTCCGAGATCTTGATTTTGGGATAAAGGTGATTGGTTCTGACATAGTACGAGAGCATGATGGCCTTGCAATGAGTTCCCGCAATGTGAAACTTTCACCTGAAGACAGACAAAAG GCTTTGTCTATTAGCCGAGCACTGTCTAAAGCCAAAGTTAAGGCAGAAAAGGGACAGGTCAACTGCGGAGAGCTGATAAATTCAGCTATTCAAACCATAGATGAAGCCGGTGGAAGGGTTGATTATGCTGAG ATTGTGGAGCAAGAAAGTTTAGAGCCGGTGGAAACAATCAAGAGACCAGTTGTATTTTGTGTAGCAGCATGGTTTGGAAAGGTCAGGCTCGTTGACAACATGGAAATAAATATATAA